One Caretta caretta isolate rCarCar2 chromosome 6, rCarCar1.hap1, whole genome shotgun sequence genomic region harbors:
- the TMEM41B gene encoding transmembrane protein 41B isoform X1, with protein MAQRRAAERGPGELASARPQRQRIEGRAHTEGGSARMSLLILVSIFLSAASIMFLVYKNFPQLSEEERECIKIPREMDDAKALGKVLSKYKDTFYVQVLVAYFATYVFLQTFAIPGSIFLSILSGFLYPFPLALFLVCLCSGLGASFCYMLSYLVGRPVVYRYLTEKAVKWSEQVERHREHLINYIIFLRITPFLPNWFINITSPVINVPLKVFFIGTFLGVAPPSFVAIKAGTTLYQLTTAGEAVSWNSVFVLMILAILSILPAVFQKKLKQKFE; from the exons GAAGGGCCCATACAGAAGGTGGATCAGCACGAATGTCACTCCTCATATTAGTGTCCATCTTTCTGTCTGCTGCTTCGATTATGTTTCTAGTATATAAAAATTTTCCACAGCTTAGTGA agaagagagagaatgtaTAAAGATTCCCAGAGAGATGGATGATGCTAAGGCCTTAGGAAAAGTCCTCTCCAAATACAAAGACACCTTCTACGTCCAAGTATTAGTGGCTTATTTTGCTACATATGTTTT CTTGCAAACATTTGCTATACCTGGCTCTATATTTCTCAGTATCCTCTCAGGGTTTCTTTATCCGTTCCCATTAGCCTTATTTCTTGTCTGTCTG TGTTCTGGACTTGGAGCCTCTTTCTGTTATATGCTTTCATATTTAGTTGGACGGCCAGTTGTGTACAGATATTTAACAGAGAAAGCAGTGAAATGGTCAGAACAG GTTGAACGACACAGAGAACACCTCATTAACTACATAATATTTTTGAGAATAAcgccttttcttcctaattggttTATCAATATTACATCTCCTGTAATAAATGTACCACTGAAAGTATTTTTCATTGGTACTTTTCTAG GTGTTGCACCACCATCTTTTGTAGCAATTAAGGCAGGAACAACACTGTACCAGCTTACAACAGCAGGGGAAGCAGTTTCCTGGAACTCTGTATTTGTTCTCATGATTCTAGCTATTCTCTCTATTCTGCCAGCTGTCTTCCAGAAGAAGCTTAAACAAAAGTTTGAATAA
- the TMEM41B gene encoding transmembrane protein 41B isoform X2 codes for MHTYATFPQGRAHTEGGSARMSLLILVSIFLSAASIMFLVYKNFPQLSEEERECIKIPREMDDAKALGKVLSKYKDTFYVQVLVAYFATYVFLQTFAIPGSIFLSILSGFLYPFPLALFLVCLCSGLGASFCYMLSYLVGRPVVYRYLTEKAVKWSEQVERHREHLINYIIFLRITPFLPNWFINITSPVINVPLKVFFIGTFLGVAPPSFVAIKAGTTLYQLTTAGEAVSWNSVFVLMILAILSILPAVFQKKLKQKFE; via the exons GAAGGGCCCATACAGAAGGTGGATCAGCACGAATGTCACTCCTCATATTAGTGTCCATCTTTCTGTCTGCTGCTTCGATTATGTTTCTAGTATATAAAAATTTTCCACAGCTTAGTGA agaagagagagaatgtaTAAAGATTCCCAGAGAGATGGATGATGCTAAGGCCTTAGGAAAAGTCCTCTCCAAATACAAAGACACCTTCTACGTCCAAGTATTAGTGGCTTATTTTGCTACATATGTTTT CTTGCAAACATTTGCTATACCTGGCTCTATATTTCTCAGTATCCTCTCAGGGTTTCTTTATCCGTTCCCATTAGCCTTATTTCTTGTCTGTCTG TGTTCTGGACTTGGAGCCTCTTTCTGTTATATGCTTTCATATTTAGTTGGACGGCCAGTTGTGTACAGATATTTAACAGAGAAAGCAGTGAAATGGTCAGAACAG GTTGAACGACACAGAGAACACCTCATTAACTACATAATATTTTTGAGAATAAcgccttttcttcctaattggttTATCAATATTACATCTCCTGTAATAAATGTACCACTGAAAGTATTTTTCATTGGTACTTTTCTAG GTGTTGCACCACCATCTTTTGTAGCAATTAAGGCAGGAACAACACTGTACCAGCTTACAACAGCAGGGGAAGCAGTTTCCTGGAACTCTGTATTTGTTCTCATGATTCTAGCTATTCTCTCTATTCTGCCAGCTGTCTTCCAGAAGAAGCTTAAACAAAAGTTTGAATAA